ACTCCCCCCTCGCGCAGCGGCGGCGCCTACCTGAAGCTGGAGCGGAAGGTGGGGGATTTCGCGACCGCGGCCGTGGCCGCGCAGATCACCCTCAGCGCCATCGGGGCCTGCGAGCGGGTGGGAATCGGCCTCACCAACGTCGGACCCACACCGATCGAGGCGCGGCGCGCCGAGGAGTTCCTACGGGGTAAGCGGTTGGACGAGGGGACCGTCAAGCAGGCGGCCATTCTTGCCGCAGAGGAGTCCCAACCCGAATCGGATCTCCGTGGTCCGGCGGAATACAAGCGGGATCTTATCCGGGTGTTGACAGGCAGAGCGCTCAAAAAGGCGCTCGAGCGCGCCGGCGGGGGACGGTGACGGGCATGCAGGTTCAACTGACCATCAACGGCGAGCAGCACCAGGCCGAGGTCGAGCCGCGCCTGTTGCTCGTACACCTGATCCGGGAGGTCCT
This window of the bacterium genome carries:
- a CDS encoding xanthine dehydrogenase family protein subunit M; this encodes TPPSRSGGAYLKLERKVGDFATAAVAAQITLSAIGACERVGIGLTNVGPTPIEARRAEEFLRGKRLDEGTVKQAAILAAEESQPESDLRGPAEYKRDLIRVLTGRALKKALERAGGGR